The Acidobacteriota bacterium genomic interval ACCTTCCCGAGGACACGGCCTTTCCCCCTACGGAACGGTACGCGCGACCCCACCACTCGATGCACCGCGCCTGAAGCGCCCGCCCCCGGCGCGGGCTGCCGCACCACGTCCCGCCGCGCTCCCGCAGGCTCACTTCCGCCTTCGGGTTCCCTGGCCGTCCTCGCGGCGGAGCAGGGCCGCCGCCTCCTTGGCGAAGTACGTGAGAACGATGGACGCCCCGGCCCGCTTGATGGCCGTGAGGGATTCCATCATGGCCCGATCGTGGTCGATCCAGCCGAGCCGCGCGGCGGCCTTGATCATGGCGTATTCCCCGCTCACGTTGTAGGCCGCCACGGGCATCTGGAAGGTCTCCTTCACCCGCCGGATCACGTCCAGATAAGGCAGGGCGGGCTTCACCATGACAATGTCCGCCCCTTCCTCGATGTCGAGGGCCACCTCTCGGAGGGCCTCTTCCGAGTTGGCCGGGTCCATCTGGTAGGAGCGCCGGTCTCCGAACTGCGGCGTCGAATCGGCCGCGTCCCGGAAGGGGCCATAGAAGGCTGAGGCGTACTTGGCCGAGTAGGCCAGGATGGGAACCCGCTCGAACCCGGCCCCGTCGAGGGACGCGCGGATGGCCCCCACCCGGCCGTCCATCATGTCCGAGGGCGCCACCACGTCCGCTCCGGCCTCGGCGTGGGACAGGGCGGTCTTGCAGTGGATGGCCACGCCCGGATCGTTGAGGATC includes:
- the hemB gene encoding porphobilinogen synthase, whose amino-acid sequence is MAKSTTYEVHLELTHRPRRLRENPILRSMVEETRLFPKDFVYPMFLCEGSKVRQEVGSMPGVFRQSVDQGLREMEEVLSLGVRSVILFGIPSRKDPLGREAYAPQGIIQKGIRAAKKAFGADLLVITDVCLCEYTDHGHCAPVAEGRILNDPGVAIHCKTALSHAEAGADVVAPSDMMDGRVGAIRASLDGAGFERVPILAYSAKYASAFYGPFRDAADSTPQFGDRRSYQMDPANSEEALREVALDIEEGADIVMVKPALPYLDVIRRVKETFQMPVAAYNVSGEYAMIKAAARLGWIDHDRAMMESLTAIKRAGASIVLTYFAKEAAALLRREDGQGTRRRK